Below is a genomic region from Gemmatimonadota bacterium.
TCATTCTCACGGGCAGCCACCAGTTGCGCCTGCAGGAAGCGGTCTCCCAATCCCTGGCCGGCCGAACCGCCCTCCTGCGCCTGCTGCCCCTGTCGATTTCGGAACTCGAAGCCGCCGGCATCCGCTGCACGCGGGACGAGTACATACACCAGGGATTCATGCCGAGGCTGTACGACGAAAACGTCGATCCGACCCGACTCTACCGCAGCTACTGTCAAACTTACATCGAGCGCGACATCAGGCAAATGATAAACATCCGAAGGCTGACGGATTTCGAACACTTCATGCGCCTGTTGGCCGGCCGCGTCGGCCAGGTACTGAACCTCCACGCGCTGGCCGGCGACCTGGGCGTGTCGAGCACCACGCTGAAGGAATGGCTATCGGTATTGGAAGCGTCGCACGCCGTCTTCAGGTTGAATCCCTATTTCGAGAACTTCGGCAAGCGCATCATCAAATCGCCGAAAATCTATTTCACCGATGTCGGACTGGCTTCCTACCTGCTCGGTATCGAATCTCCGGAACAGGCGGCCCGGGACCCGCTGATCGGCAATCTCTTCGAGAACATGGTCGTCATCGAAGCCTTGAAATACAGACTCAACGCGGGGAAAGAACCCGAACTCTACTTCTACCGCGACAACCGGGGCGATGAAGTCGACCTGCTGTTCAGGCGGAATCGGGAGTTGATCCCGATTGAGATCAAGTCGGCCATGACCTTCAATATGGAATTCGTTAAAGGGATCACGCGATTCCGTAAATTCGCGCCCGCCGCGCGGAAGGGATACGTCGTCTACGCGGGCGACCTAACCCCGGACCTGCCCGATGCCCGCGTGGTTCGTTTTACGGAGGTGGATACCATTTTTAAGGACTCCGCGTCATGACTACACATGGGATCACACCTCCCATTGATCCTTGATGTATCGTTAAGGGGGTCTTATAATACACTTTTGTAAAGTCATTCGAATAATGGCAGCAGTTTCAGACGGTCGGATAACCGCGACTTTTGATAGTCTGTTTACCGCCGCTTTCGTTGTTCGAAAAACCGCGACTTTCGATGATCCGTTCGCTTAACGCAACGCCACGCAAATCCGAAAGGAACTCCGATGGCCCACCACAAAGCCTTGATGAAGGGCGGCTTCCTCCTGCCCACGTGCGAGAAGCACTTCCACGACCATGACGAGACCTGGCTGATACTGAAAGGGAGCGGGACGGGATTCTGGATCGATCACGACTGCAACCGGGAGGATTTCGCCCTGGAAGCAGGCGACGTCTGGATGATCCCCGCGGGATTCGAACACGGTTGCGCCGGGACGAACAGCGAAGATTTCACAATCAGTGTGTTCGACGGGACGAAGCCGCCCGGATGCCACGATCACGCCCATTACTACATCGAAAACGAAGGGTACATTCCCTCGCTGGAACTGGTCAAGACGCCGACGGACCGATACGAATCGGCTTAGGTGGGCGAAGCGGTCCGGGTGCGCTGCCGCCGTATAACGCAAGCTGCCGCCGCATAACACCCTTTTTACATTCAGCACACGTATTCAAGAAACATCGACAAGGATCATCTACATGGATTCCAGGGACGACTGGGAGCGCGCCGAACACGACTACGTGCAGTGCCTGAAGCGGCTCGAGGCCGCCAGGGCCGATCTCGATGCGGCGCGCAAAGCGCTGCTGGACCTCACCCCGGAGGAGGGACGCAGCGGCAGGCTGCTCAACGTCCGCTACCGGAAGAACCGGGGCGCCGTGGACTGGAGGGCGGCGCTGCACGCGGTCCTGGAATCGGACGAAGTGGCCCTCGACGAAATCGGCGACAAGTACCGCAAACCGGAATCGGGCGCCTGGTACGTCCGGCTGAACAGACTGGCGGTGAACGCGCAGCGCCCGGGCGGGTAACCATGGACCTCAGTTTTTTCACGAGCGTGGGAGGGGACGCCTGGTCCCTGGCGGAATGCGCCGGCTGGGCGAAGGAGAACGGGTTCGACGCGGTGCGGCTTTCGGCCGGAGGGGCCGTCGAACCGGACCGCATCCTCGCCGACGGGCCCGGCGAGGTCAACGACACGCTGAAGTCGCATGGCGTCTACCTGGCCGCGCTGTCGGCCCACAATAACCTGCTGGACGACGACGTGGCGCAGGCGGACGCGGCGGAGGACCGGCTCCGCAAGGCCATCCTGGCGGCTTCGGCCCTGGGCGTTCCCGTGGTCGTCACCCACGCGGGCAGTCCCGTGGGCTGGCACTTCTACGGGCAGTTTTCGTCCCCGCCCGGGAACCCCGGCGACCGGTCCTTGGAACTGGTGGAACGGTTTAAGGCGCGTTATACGCCCATCGTGAAGCTGGCCGAAGACCACGGCGTCACCATCGCCCTGGACGGCGCGGTGCGCATGGGGAACATCGCCTGCAACCCGGAGATGTGGGAGCGGGTGCTCGACGCGGTGCCGTCCGATCACCTGGGCCTTTCCTGCGATCCTTCCCACTGGCTGTGGATGATGATCCTGCCCGCCGAGGACGCCATCCGCATGTTCGCGGGCAAGTGGGTCTACGCGGACGTGAAGGACGCCGAGGTGAGCCCGCGCATGCTGCTTCGCCAGGGCATCATCGGCAACTGGTGGTGGCAGTACCGCGTGCCGGGTCGGGGCCAGCTGAACTGGGGCACCGTCATCGGCGCCCTGGTCGAGTCGGGATATGACTACGTGCTCTGCGTCGAGAACGAGGACCGCGGCATGCCCGGGCTGGCCGGATTCGCCCTGGGATGCCGGCATCTTCGCCAGTTCCTCCCGCCCGCAGGCGCGGAGTACCAGCGGCCGGGCGGGCCCTGGAACGTATCCTGAGCGATTCTCGCGTGCACCGCCTGGTTTTACTCTTCGGAGCCCTCCATGTACAGCCATGATCCCCTGCCTCCCGTCGACCGCCGCAGGACCGAGATACGCCACCTGAACCTGCCCTGCGAGTTCGTCGCGCCTACCACGAAGGAAGCCTGGGAGAAGCGCGCCCGGTCGCTCAGGGAGCATATCCTGGTCAGCATGGGGCTCTGGCCGAACCCCGCCCGCAGCCCGCTGAACGCGGAGATCACGCACCGCGTCGAACGCGATGGGTACAGCATCGAGAACGTACGATTCCAGAGTCTGCCGGGATTCTACGTGACCGGGAACCTGTACCGCCCCGCCGGGGACGAAGGCTCAAGCCCCGACAGCCCCCGCCCGGCTATCCTGAATCCCCACGGCCACTGGAAGGAGGGCAGGCTGGCCCACGAGCCCGATGGGTCCATACCGGCCCGGTGCATCAACTTCGCCCTCCAGGGTTACGTGGCCTTCGCGTGGTCCATGGCCGGCTACAACGACAGCACGCAACTGGACCACCGGACGTTCGGCGACGACCGGAAGCAGCTCTGGGGACTCAGCCTCATGGGGCTGCAGCTCTGGAACGGCATGCGTTCCGTCGATCTCCTCCAGTCGCTGCCGGACGTGGACAACAGCCGCATCGCATGCACCGGGGCCTCGGGCGGCGGGACGCAGACCTTCATGCTCACCGCCGTGGACGACCGCGTTCGGGCTGCCGCGCCCGTGAACATGGTGTCGGCGCACATGCAGGGCGGATGCATCTGCGAGAACGGCCCCAATCTCCGCATCGAAACAAACAACATGGAGATCGCCGCCCTCGCCGCGCCGCGGCCGCTGCTGCTGGTGTCCGCCACGGGAGACTGGACGGTAAATACGCCCGAGCTGGAGTACCCGGCCATCCGGGCGGTCTATGCGCTCTACGACGCGGAGGATCACCTGACGCAGGTGCAGATCGACGCGGGCCATAACTACAATGCCGCCAGCAGGGAGGCCGTGTACGCCTGGTTCGGCAGGTGGATGCTGGACAGCGAAAGCGGCAATCAGTTTTCGGAGCGGCCCGTCGAACCGGAACCGCCGGAATCGATGCTGGCGGTTACGGCCGAAAACCGGCCGGAAGACTGGGTCGACGAAGAGGGGTTGACGGACGTATGGATCGATCGCGCCCGGAAGCAGCTCAATAAGATGAAGCCCTCCGACGCCAGGTCGCTGCGCAGGTTCCGGCAGGTCATGTCGGCCGGATTCCGATCGATCATCGGATCCCCCAACGCGGCCGACGGCGACCTGGTCGCGACCTGCCTGGGCATGCACCGGTCCGATTCCTGTATGGTCCAGTCAGGATTCATGGGATGGCAGCGCTTCGGCGATCGGGTTCCCTTCATCGAATTTCGCCCGCCGGACCCTCTTCACGGCGCCGTCCTCGTGGTTCATCCCGACGGCGCGTCGGCAATGACGCAGGATAACGGGCGGGATCCCGGCCCGCTTGTTCAGCACCTGCTGGGCAAGGGCCTGCTCGTCCTGTCGGCGGACGTCTTTCTCACGGACCTGGCGGACAATGAGAGTGAGGAAAGAGACCCGGCGGGCATTGACCCGGCGGACCGCGAACCGGCCTCCGGGGAACACGCCTACTTCTCGACCTACAACCGCACCACGACCGCGAACCGCGTGCAGGACATCCTTACGGCCGTCGCCTGGCTTCGGCGAACCGGCGGCGTTGCCTCGGTGTCCCTGGTCGGCATCGGCGCGGCCGGTCCGTGGTGCCTGCTGGCCTGCGGTCTTTCGCCCCACATCGACCGCGCCGTGATCGACGCCGACCGATTCGAGACGGACAGCGATGAGGCGTACGAAAGCAGGCTGTTCATTCCGGTGCTGCGGCGCCTGGGCGGGCTGTCCGCGGCCGCGGCCCTCGCGACCCCGGCCGAGTTGTATCTGCACCATACCGGCCAGGCGTTTGAAACCGATGATATAGAAGCAGCCTACCGTGCGGCGGATGCGCTGGACCGCCTCAGAACCCAGCGTACTCCCGCGGATATGCCCCAGGTCGTCGCGTGGATCGACGAAGGTCCCTAGACTCAGGTCCCTAGACGAAGGGTCTGCGTATGCAACGTGTGCCAGAATGGCGACCGCGCCCGGTTACCGGAATGAAGTTTTTTCTTCCTCAAATATCAGAAAGCCCGTAACTCCCCCTGACGCAATAGTATACCGTCCGTCTGTCCGGTGAATGTCCCCCGCCCGCCCTCGAACAACCCCCTTCCAACAGCCGTTCCTCGCAACCCGTACGTTTACAATAACTTTCGGTATTCGCGGCACGCCGGAAACGGGCTAATGCGGGTAATTTGCGCCAAATTCCCGGACCCAATCGAATAAAAAACCTGTTGACATATTCCGCTCTTAACTAAACATTAGTTTTGTACATATTTCATAACTTTCAACCGTGCAGGATTCGAACATTCCTGCATGGTTTATGCCGTCCGGAGGACGGAGAAAGGCTTTTCTCATGACCGTCTCCAACATTCCCCAGTGCTGCGGCCAGTCCATGTCTCTCGTGACCGGCGATCGTCCCTACTGGAACTGCCCGGTGTGCGGAAACCGGCTTGACCGGGAATGTACCACCGTTTCACCGCGCGGGAACGGGTGCGAGCACCCGGATGAACCGGAATCCGGCGGAAATCAGGCCGAGCACCCCGAAGACGAATCCAAGATTTCGGACCCCGTTACGGACTACGAGCCGAGGTGCTGGAAGTGCGGCCGCATGCTGGGCAAGTACTTCACCCGACCCTGGAGCATCCGGTGCCGCAGGTGCAAGGCAAACAACCAGGCACAATGAAAGGAGCTTAAGCGGTCACTGCAGTAAAGGCCACTGCAGCAAAAAAGGAAACAAATCGCGTTTTTTTGAAAAACCCGCTTGACAGATATGCTATACACATGTATAGTACTGTCATGCTGCCCGTGCCAGGAGCGCGGGCGTCACTGAAAACCGCATCAGAATACCCTCGCGTCCCTTAGCGGACCCGCACCCCGCGGACCTTCAAGCGTCCCCGTGCCACTTCTGATCCACCTACGGCACGGGGTTTTTTTATGTCCTTTCCCGAAAAACCGACTCGCTCGAACACACGGCCGGCGGCGCGCCTGGAAGCGATACGCGACTGGGCGCTCGCCCGCTGCATCGCGCTTTTCACCGCTCTACCGGGCTCGAGGCATGAGCCGGAGAAAGTCAAAATGCCCGAAAACATCTCAGTCTGGATCGTCGTCGTCGGCGTCCTGACCGCACTCTGGATTTTCATCTTCAAGTTCATCGCTCCCTTTGTCGACCGCATGACCATGCGCGAGGTCCGCCTGTCGAAGATCGAACGGGACATCGAGAACCTGACCGCCAAGATCGATCTGATCTACGAGGTCGTGCTCGACAGGCACAGGGAGCAGGAATGATGGGGCATCGGCAATCGTATCGTTCACCGCAGTACACAAAGGTCTTCCCTCTCCGAAGTCTGCGCCCCTCGACGCGAGGGAGGGAAGACAAGGAGGTTTGCAGATGAAGTCATGGCCGTTCTTCCCGAACCAGGTCCTTTCCTCGCCGGACACCGGCCGGCACGAGATGGACGAGCGCTTCATGCTCCGGCTCGTGGCGCTGCGCCAGGAATTCGGTTTCCCGCTTATCATCACGTCGGCGTACCGGTCGCCGGCGCACAACGCGAAGGTGGGGGGCCGTCCCCGTTCCGCTCACCTGGCCGGCCGGGCCGTGGACATCGCCATTTCGGGCGACAAGGCGCACCGGCTCGTCCGCATGGCGCTCATGTTCGGTTTCACCGGCGTCGGCATCCGGCAGCGGGGAGACTTCCGAAGCCGCTACGTGCACCTCGACGATCTCGACAAGGCGCCGGGTATACCCCGTCCGGCGATATGGAGCTATTGACCACCCGGAACGGACGAGGGTCCGGCCGGAAACACTCATCCACCAACGGATGCACACCATGAAAGGAAATGTCATGTTTCGCGTACTACTGACTCTTTTGCTGCTCGCGACCGGACCGGGACAGGCCGCGCGCGGGGCAGTGCCGGGGTCTCCCTTCGGCCCGGCGCCTCCGCAGAACCAGGCGCCGGAAACGGTGGACTACATCGACGTCGGGACGCTGTATGTCGGAGGCTCCTCGGCGACGGTCAACGCCTCTTCGTACTTTTCAGATCCCAATGACGACACACTCACCTATTCGGTGAACAACCCGAGTCCGACGGTCGCCACGGTGAGTATATCGGGAAGCACCGTCACGATCGCGCCCGTCGCGGTGGGCACGACCGGCAAGATCGTCGTCACCGCCGAGGACCCGGGCGGGCTCACCGCCACCCAGGACTTCAACGTCTCCGTGGAGAACGCCCCGCCGCCGAACAGGACGCCCACGGCCGTGGGATCCATCTCCAATGTAACGCTGCGGGTGGGAGGCTCTTCGGCCACGCGAAGCGTGTCGGGCAAGTTCTCCGATCCGGACGGTGACGCCCTTACCTATTCGGTAAACGATCCGGACACGTTGATCGTCTCGGTGAGCATCTCGGGAAGCACCGTCACGATCGCGCCCGTGGCCGCCGGCACGACCGGCAAAATCATCGTCACGGCCAGGGACCCGGGCGGCCTGACCGCCACCCAGGACTTCACCGCAACCGTGGAGAATCCCCCGCCAGTGAACCGCGCACCCACGGCCGTGGGGTCCATCTCCAATGTGACGCTGCAGGTGGGGGGCACCTCGGCCACACGAAGCGTATCGGGCAAGTTCACCGATCCGGATGGTGACACGCTCACTTATTCGGTGAATAACCCGAATCCGTCCATCGCCGGCGTGAGCATCTCGGGAAGCACCGTCACGGTGAAGCCCAAAGCAGCAGGCACGACCGGCAAGATCATCGTAACGGCCAGGGACCCGGGCGGCCTCACCGCTACCCAGGACTTCACCGCCACGGTGAGCAATCCGCCACCACCGCCTCCGACGCCGAACAGGGCGCCCACGGCCGTGGGATCCATTTCGGATGTCTCCCTCAGCAAGGGCGGATCCTCGGCCACACGAAGCGTTTCGGGCAAGTTCTCCGATCCGGACGGCGACACGCTTACCTATTCGGTGAATAGCCCGAGTCCGTCCATCGCCGCCGTGAGCATATCGGGAAGTACCGTCACGATTTCACCGGTGGCTACCGGCTCAACGGGCAAGATCATCGTCACGGCCAGGGACCCCGATGGAGAGACCGCGACGCAGGATTTCACCGCTACGGTGGTCAA
It encodes:
- a CDS encoding ATP-binding protein → MISRQIAGELTATAAEFPVVTIIGPRQAGKTTLARMHFPGHAYANLEAPDARQLAMGDPHAFFSQFPPPVIVDEIQRVPELLSVIQVLADSSRERGQFILTGSHQLRLQEAVSQSLAGRTALLRLLPLSISELEAAGIRCTRDEYIHQGFMPRLYDENVDPTRLYRSYCQTYIERDIRQMINIRRLTDFEHFMRLLAGRVGQVLNLHALAGDLGVSSTTLKEWLSVLEASHAVFRLNPYFENFGKRIIKSPKIYFTDVGLASYLLGIESPEQAARDPLIGNLFENMVVIEALKYRLNAGKEPELYFYRDNRGDEVDLLFRRNRELIPIEIKSAMTFNMEFVKGITRFRKFAPAARKGYVVYAGDLTPDLPDARVVRFTEVDTIFKDSAS
- a CDS encoding sugar phosphate isomerase/epimerase produces the protein MDLSFFTSVGGDAWSLAECAGWAKENGFDAVRLSAGGAVEPDRILADGPGEVNDTLKSHGVYLAALSAHNNLLDDDVAQADAAEDRLRKAILAASALGVPVVVTHAGSPVGWHFYGQFSSPPGNPGDRSLELVERFKARYTPIVKLAEDHGVTIALDGAVRMGNIACNPEMWERVLDAVPSDHLGLSCDPSHWLWMMILPAEDAIRMFAGKWVYADVKDAEVSPRMLLRQGIIGNWWWQYRVPGRGQLNWGTVIGALVESGYDYVLCVENEDRGMPGLAGFALGCRHLRQFLPPAGAEYQRPGGPWNVS
- a CDS encoding acetylxylan esterase, whose protein sequence is MYSHDPLPPVDRRRTEIRHLNLPCEFVAPTTKEAWEKRARSLREHILVSMGLWPNPARSPLNAEITHRVERDGYSIENVRFQSLPGFYVTGNLYRPAGDEGSSPDSPRPAILNPHGHWKEGRLAHEPDGSIPARCINFALQGYVAFAWSMAGYNDSTQLDHRTFGDDRKQLWGLSLMGLQLWNGMRSVDLLQSLPDVDNSRIACTGASGGGTQTFMLTAVDDRVRAAAPVNMVSAHMQGGCICENGPNLRIETNNMEIAALAAPRPLLLVSATGDWTVNTPELEYPAIRAVYALYDAEDHLTQVQIDAGHNYNAASREAVYAWFGRWMLDSESGNQFSERPVEPEPPESMLAVTAENRPEDWVDEEGLTDVWIDRARKQLNKMKPSDARSLRRFRQVMSAGFRSIIGSPNAADGDLVATCLGMHRSDSCMVQSGFMGWQRFGDRVPFIEFRPPDPLHGAVLVVHPDGASAMTQDNGRDPGPLVQHLLGKGLLVLSADVFLTDLADNESEERDPAGIDPADREPASGEHAYFSTYNRTTTANRVQDILTAVAWLRRTGGVASVSLVGIGAAGPWCLLACGLSPHIDRAVIDADRFETDSDEAYESRLFIPVLRRLGGLSAAAALATPAELYLHHTGQAFETDDIEAAYRAADALDRLRTQRTPADMPQVVAWIDEGP
- a CDS encoding D-Ala-D-Ala carboxypeptidase family metallohydrolase, whose protein sequence is MKSWPFFPNQVLSSPDTGRHEMDERFMLRLVALRQEFGFPLIITSAYRSPAHNAKVGGRPRSAHLAGRAVDIAISGDKAHRLVRMALMFGFTGVGIRQRGDFRSRYVHLDDLDKAPGIPRPAIWSY
- a CDS encoding cupin domain-containing protein, encoding MAHHKALMKGGFLLPTCEKHFHDHDETWLILKGSGTGFWIDHDCNREDFALEAGDVWMIPAGFEHGCAGTNSEDFTISVFDGTKPPGCHDHAHYYIENEGYIPSLELVKTPTDRYESA